TTTTGATTCAttagatattttaaaattttaaaaatctttGCATCActtattatactactactaatgaTGTAGAGTTCACTACAACTAATACTATTTCAACTAGTTTATCAAATTTTGTTTCTAACTATACCAGTTTcattttaaaactcgtgccgccatAAAAATTTCTACTTTTAAAAGACGAAAGAAGTGTATGTTAACTAAAAAGAATTTATTGTACAGCCCCTGCCATAaaatatttctgcgtccgccattGAGTCACAAACCATACACCATAATCTTGCTCATTTAAATAATCGTGCTAAAAAAAGCCAAGTCtaatgagacagagggagtactgtTTTATCTATTAGGCCAACCTTCAAGGAGAAACGTCTCCTAACAAAATTTCTCTCTTAAAGTCACGATCACAAGCTTATCGCTTGTATTCCTTATACCTCAAAGCAAACGCACCCTAAGAGTCGAGACAAAATCATTAATTTGGTAGGGGAAAGGCATTTCTTGAGATGATGTTTAATATTTTCACAGCCAAACTCAGCTCATACATCTAATCTCAGGTAAAAAGAAATTATGAAGATAGAAGATGGGAATCGATGGTCGACAAAGATGGTGAAGATGATTCCATGGAGGCAGTGGTGAAGCGGCTGGTGATTATAGCTGTTCTCTGCACACAATACGACCCAGACAAACGTCCAAGGATGTCGAATGTGGTGAGGATGTTGGGAGCTGGTGGTGGCTCGGCTGAGTGGTCCGAGGAAGAAGTCAGAAAAGAAGAGTATCCTCTCAACAACTGTCCCAATTCAGAGTGGATAGGTGGTAATGACATTTATAGTTCTGGTTTAGACGAAGAAGTACTATCTGGGCCAAGATGATCATGCTATTATATTTCAATCATCATGTACTTGATTGCATAACATTTGATGTGTTTCCTGTAGTGTGTAATAAATTTCTATTAGCCTATATCATAGTATTATGAgtgtacaaaaaaaaattgcaaagtCTGTTCCTCCTTTCCGGAAGAGTTGTCAAAACTGGCCCGACCCAATCTTTTTCAAACCATGGTCATTTTAGGGAGGGTGAGCTTTCCCCAACCACAAAAGGTACTATTAGTGTACGTTCATATACGGGCTGGTTTGAGCTAATACTTTTTGGGTGAGGTCAGGATGGCTAAGCTCAGGTCTATTGGTAAAGGAATTCATGGGGGACAGCTTTAGCTTCATAAAACTCAATATACTTACTTCAACTGTGCTTTATATGTCATTCCATATTTTACTTGAATATCCAACCTCTATTTGATGTTACTATTGTAGTTTCATATGGCGAGGGTAGTTATAATACTCACTAATTTCAATGAAATGAAACCAAACAAAACTTGGGAATAATATCTAAATTGATGAAAAGTGAAAGtcaattatttcaatattaatttCTCTGGCATTGACATTCCATTCATCTAAATTGCTGAAAAGTCAATAGGGACATTCTTTTTTATTTCGCAGCAATTTCTGAGAAGAAGGCTATCAATTTCAACTGAATTTGCATTGCATTACATTTAAATTGTGGCAACTGGGAGAGACTGGTGCAATGTTGGTTGTATACTATAAGTTGAAACATGTCATATTCGTCGCCTCGGGACAACTGGGAGAGGCTGGTGACAGCAGTGGTGAAGAGAGAGCAGATATGGCAACTCTGCCACCaaaactccatctccaccattgCTTCTGATTATACCGACGTAACTCTCAGGTAATTGCAAGTCAACTTTGTAAGTCTCTGCTTTTGATAACATATCTGACAGTTATTTAAGTTAATCTTTCAGTTTTTCAAGTGTGAGATCTGTTTCCTCATCATCGCATCAACTTCCAGTTATAAATGATTCTATCATCGAAGGTTAGTTTgtgattttatatatatatcgCTCGTTGTTTGATTGATGCATAGACGTAGTCTACAACTATTAGATAGATGGAAGCTTTGAAAAATAAGATGGGGTTTAAATTTTTGTTAGTAGAAACAGAAACACACAGAAAACCTCAAAGGCAAACAAGTCAAGCTCAAAAATCTTGAAGAGAACAGAGCATAACGAGTTAAATCTTTAAGTGTTTCTTAAATTACTTTCCATAAACATCTTACTTATATACTTCTAAATAATAATCAATTGTTGCTCTTTTGTTAGGACAGAGCGAGTAACATCTGtctgaaaagaaagaaaaaaaatgtttcaataaatttataagtccTATTTGACAAAGTAACCATTGCAGATAGGAAAAATGCTTCTAAAACTATATCACAGAAGCTATTTTCTGCTCTGCGTTGGAAAAGGAAACCAAAGGACTGTGATGTGCGCGAAGGTTTGGTTGGCATTCCCGGTTAGTTGCAAATTGGCTTGCTGTATACATATTGCATATTGTGTATTCCATATAGCTATGTAGACACATTTTGAATACCGGCGTAGTAACTTATTTGTTTTTGTCCGCTGATGAAGAGTATGATGGACTTGAGAGCTTTTCCCTACTTGAGCTACTAATTGCAACGGACAATTTTAGCTACAAAAATTTCATTGGACGTGGTGCACATGGTACAGTATATAAAGGTCGACTGAACAATGGCTCTGTAGTGGTAGTTAAAAGATTAAAACAAGTAATTGAGTTACAACTAGAAATGGCGAGCCTTGTAATACATCATAATGTAATCAAACTTATTGGATTTTGCATTACACAAGAAGAACAGCTGCTTGTTTATCCTTTCATGCAGATTGGATGTTTGGAATCATGCTTAAAAAGTAAGCTTCATCAACTCCTTTGGgtgtttatttttgttatatgaATGTATGTCTTTATATAATGCTTATGTGTGAGCTAAATGCCTCTAGGGAGACAGCCTGCACTTGGCTGGCCAGTTAGAAACTCGATAGCGCTTGGGGTCGCAAAAGGTCTAGCTTATTTGCATGAAGAATGTGTCAGAACTATCATTCATCGCGATGTTAATGCTGCAAATATACTGTTGGATGAGGACTTTCAAGCAGTCTTGGCTGACTTCTGCTTGGCCGAATTCATGGACTGCCACGATGATTCTACCATAAAAGGGACATCCGGTCATATGGCCCCTGAGTATATGTTAGCCGGTAAGTTTACAGAGAAAGCCGATGTTTTTAGCTATGGGATCTTTCTTCTTCAGCTCATCACAGGACAGTATAGTCATGAGCTTCAACATCTTGCGACTAAGGATGGGATGCAGTTACTTGAAATGGTAAGTCTTATATAGATAGATAGCTATATGCAATATATGTACAAAGTTAAAGAATTGATTTTAGTGTAGCTTCTTTGGCCAACTCTCCTTACACATTTATAATTTATAGGTATATACAGTATACAAGGAGGAAAAATTTGAAGTGTTGGTTGATTCAAGTTTTGAAGGAAATTTTGTAAAAGAGGATGTGGAGAAGTTGTTTCAGTTAACTCTCATCTGCATACAAGATGATCCACATGAACGCCCAACGATGTCGGAAGTCGTGAGAATGATCGAAGATGGCGAATGCGATGAGAGGTGGAAAAAATTCTTATGGCATAAAAGATTTTTAACCCCTGGGAGTGTCGTCCTTCTCAGTGAAGGATGGATGATCTTTGATAGTTGCTCTTTGACTGAGGCAGAGTTACTATCCGATCCCAGATGATTCAGGCAATAGCTTCGATGAAACCAGCTCTTTTCACCTTCTCCCTTGTCCATTTCCGGACATTCTTAGTTTATCAAACATCTCCCATAAACGGCGTTTGTTTTTGTCCGATTTCTCTTATATTGCAATCAAATTTTTAAGTTAATGGGAAATACTAAATTTCGACAAAAAATTATGGTATTATAGACCAACAGCCCAAAGAGAAACAATGAAAGAAATACTAGTTAAATCATAAATAAAGAGGCCAATGTCCTATCTCATAAATCCATCAAAATGctaaagaaaataattagaaaattagGACAATAaagttgataaaataaaatgtaggtCTTTGTCAACCCCCACGGTTGTCAATATATATTGCCCTCAAGGTGGAAGCCAGAAGAATAATTAAGTTAATATAGATAATAGTAGTCATATTTACGTTAATTTTatgtcatactccctccgtcccgtcaTATGGGAGGCAATCCTTTTAGGTACGACATTTAAGAAAACGATGTTTAGAGAGCTAAGTAGAGAGAGCATAACATAGAGGAGAGAAGagtaaataaagtaaagaaaaaataaagtaaaagagaaattaattgtgttatattttgacaaaatagaaaatgattCTCTTTAGGTGGGAAATCTAAAAAACGAATACGAGTCACTTATGGCAGAACAGAAGGAGTGTGTTACTTTTAGTTTTTTAGTAATGTTTTAATTTAGTGGTACTAAACAAGGATTAATCTAGATATTATGGTAAAAGTTGTTAGCTTAGTCAATGAGTCTTGGCTGCTGAGATCTCATTAATTTTGGCTGCTAAGAgctcattaattttatttattacgaTGAAGAATGAGCCAAGCCTAATTGTGGTAGGGATATAATTAAACTTTAATTATGGTTATATTCgaactaattaaaatagaagtatgttttatatttttttctttcatcaagccaatttcattatatattactactagtaaaatcttatttaataCCACACCCtctcttaaaaatataaattcttaAAAGAATTCAGTTTTTAGtgtacaattgataaagtaagaaagatagaatgaaaaatagttaaagtattAAGTATATTGAAGAATAGATCTCATATCAttggagattttttttaatttaatataaaattcttaCAATGAAAGAGATTCTCATATTTCCACAATTCTATTTTAAGTGGATGCGAGATCTagcaatttatttttcatggttGTAGAGGCAGTTTTTGTTCGAATCCCTCCTAAAATTGAAGTAAATAGAAGTATATAATTTTAAAGGATCGACTAAAATAGAAATGGAATTTACTTTCAAGAGTATGTGATTTACATAACAAAATGATAAGATAGTGGAACTTATAGTTTACACAGTTTTCAAAAGTGAGTAGCTAGCTGACAAATAtccaaaagaaaaataaaacccACCTAATCCAATATTAAAATCAGGCACAACTTCAGATAATTATGACATTATcaacatatttaaattaattaattgaaattctAACATAAATAATCACTATTATTGGCATTCATCAAACGTCAAAAGTATACTTTTCCATACTTAAATGTCCATAATTTCCAAGCTTCAAAACATCTTGATTTTACACTATAAATACCCATCCATCCCTGCCTTCTTCACCACACCAAAACAACAATTTCTCACTCTTAATTATCTCCAAACATGAAACTTTCTCTCACTCTCTACACACTTCTCGCTCTCCTTCTGGCCACCGGAACACACGTTTCCGGCCAGAATTGCGGCTGTGCACCCTGTAGAAAGGTATATTTTCTATTATATTCTTCACAATTATGACAATGGTACATGATATATAAGCTAAGGAGATGTTGTACAAGGTAAGATTTCCTCAATCAATTTCCCTAATCAATCCACTAGAAATCTTCTCAATTCCGTGTCTGATTTTATGTAATCTTCGTAGAATATCCCTTTGATTCCTTCTAtgatttccaacactccccctcaagttaagtgacgggaTTTCCgaaacttaacttgcccaaaACTTCTTGAAAGTTCTTTGCTGGAACGGCCTTCGTCAAGATGTCCGCCAGTTGGTCTTCGGATTTCACATATGGGATTTCTACTATCTTTTCTTCAAGgttctcctttatgaagtgtcgatcAATCTCAACGTGTTTGGTTCTATCATGTTGCACAGGATTTTCTGAGATACTTATCGCAGCCTTGTTGTCGCATAGTAGCTTGCAGGATTTCTGTGACTTGAGATTTAGTTCCTTCATTACTCTCCTAAGCCAAAGTATTTCAGTGAGTCCACTCTTTATGCCTCGGAACTCAGCCTATGCGCTTGACAAAGCCactactttctgcttcttgcttctccaagtcacCAAATTTCCACCCACAAAGGTGAAATAACCTCCTGTTGATCGCCTATCAactgggttccctgcccagtctGCATCTGTGTATCCATGGATGTCGAGATGTCCATTCTTTCGGAACAGCACTCTATGTCCTGCGGTTCCCTTCAGATAGCGCACCACTCTAAGTGCTGCCTCCCAGTGTTCGTCTTGTGGattatgcatgaattgactcaGAACTCCAACGGCATATGCAATGTCCGGCCGAGTGTGGGATAGATAGATGAGTTTCCCTACTAACCGTTGGTACCTTCCTCGATCGGTTGACGCTGCTCCTTTAATTATTTGAAGGCCATGGTTCTGCACCATAGGAGTATCTGCGGGTTTGCATTCGAGCATCCATATTTCTGTCAAGAGATCGAGAACATACTTTCGTTGATTAATGAAGATTCCCTTTCCCGATCTGAGCACTTCAAtcccaaggaagtacttgagatctcctagattcttcatctcaaattctgtAGCCAAATGTCCCTTGAGATCCTTTATCTCCTCTGCGTCATCGCCTGTAATGATCATATCGTCTACATAGATGATTAGACAGGTGATCATTTCCCCTCTCCGCTTGATGAAAAGTGTGTGATCGGAGTTACTCTGCTGATAGCCATATTGCTTCATTACTTCTGTGAACCTCCCGAACCAAGCTCTCGGGGACTGCTTTAGCCCATACAGTGTTTTCTTCAGTTTACACACTTTGTCTTCTTCAAATTCTTCTGTGAACCCAGGTGGAGCCTCCATATAGATGGGATCTTTCAATTCTCCGTGAAGAAAGGCGTTGGTGACATCATACTGATGTAGTGGCCAGTCTTTGTTTGCCGCCACTGATAGTAGGACCCTTATGGTATTCATCTTTGCGACTGGGGAGAATGTCTCCGAATAGTCCACTCCATGAGTCTGTGTGTAGCCCTTTGCTACTAACCGAGCCTTGTATCAATCAATACTTCCATCTGGTCTTCGTTTAATTGTGAAGACCCACCTGCAGCCAACTGTGTGCTTTCCATTGGGCAACGGGCTAACTTCCCAGGTGCCGTTTCTTTTTAGTGCCCTCATCTCGACGTGCATTGCCTCCCTCCAGTGTTTAATTTTGACAGCTTCTTCAAAGGTTCTAGGGATCTCCTCCTCACACAGTGCCGTATGGAATGCTCTAGCCATTTTTGATAAGTTGGCTTCGGCAAAGTTTGCTACTGAGTACCTGCTCTTCCTTCCTATTCGTTCTGGAGAATATCTCTTTGGCGGAACTCCTCTTGTACTCCGTGGAGGGAGTACATACTGCCCTATATCCTGATCAATAGTGGTATCCTCCTCGTCTTCTGTATCAAGTGAGTTAGGGGTGATATCTGAAATTTTAGGATTACTAGATATTACCTCGGATTCCGTTACGGTTGGATCAGAGGCACGCGGCGGAAGCGTTGTTGGGATCGTCTCCGTAGGTGAGATCGGCTCATGAACAGTGCCAGCTTGCTCTGTTGGGTCCGAATCAAAGGTACTTGGCACATACCACCGTAGGGAGTTATTTTGGACAGACGGCTCCCCCTGTCTCACACTCCCCCCCTGAGTCCCAAGGTGGTAGAAAAATTCAGTCTCAAGGAAgttgcagttcatggtggtaatGACCCGTTTGGTCTTGGGGTCATAGCATCGATAGCCTTTCTGGTTAACCCCATATCCCAAGAAAACGCACTTAATTGCACAAGGGGAGAATTTATGTCTTTCATGTTTTGGGACGTGCACGTAGACGGAGCAACCGAAAGTCCTAGGTGGTAAGGATAAGGCTGATGGGACTTTAGTTAAGGTAGATAAATGATCCAGAGGGGTCTTTCGGTTTAGCACTTTAGTGGGAAGGCGATTAAGGAGGTAAACGGATGTGGCTATAGCTTCAGGCCAGAAGGATGGGGGTACCTTAGAGTCAAATAAGAGGGCTCGGGTCATTTCAAGAATGATTCTATTTTTCCGTTCTGCTACcccgttttgttctggtgtatGGGAACAAGAAGTTTGGTGTACTAACCCATTTTCACTGAAAAAATTTGTCATGGAGCTATTTAAAAATTCCCCCCCATTGTCAGATCGCAAGATTTTGATAGATGTCTGAAATTGAGTTtgaatcattttataaaacatcacaaatttatcatatacttctgatttatgtttcatgaaataaacCCAAGTAGCTCTACTGCAATCATCGACAAATAACACAAAATATCGAAAACTAGAACTAGTTCCTACGGGCGttgggccccacacatcagagtgaATCAAGGAAAAAACAGTGTCAACACGAGTATCATTTGGTTTAAAAGAGTTtcggtggctcttggccaaaacacaggCTTCACATGAAAAATTTCTAGGAACAAAGAGTTTAGGAAATAAGGATTTCAAATAACCCGGAGAGGTATGGCCCATCCgacggtgccagagccaagtatcttgattagtggacccgtgagcaagcatcgccgcACCATCTTGTCGAGCAATCTCGTCCACAAAGTAAAGCCCacgacgctcagtgccacgtccaataatcttccccgtccggatatcctgCAACATACAGAAGTTCGGTTGCATCAGCAAAGAGCAATTTAAATTCTTCGTCACGTGACTGATTAACATTAATTTCTGGGACAGTTTAGGAACATAGAGGCAGTTGGGAATTTGAACATTAGGGAAAATTTCTATAGTTCCCGCCACTTCAACTGGTGTTATCCCCCCGCTTGCAGTCTTAATGTGTGATTTTTGGGTCTTATGAATTTCTAGAAAATCATTCCGATCGTAAGACATAGTATCGGTG
This DNA window, taken from Salvia splendens isolate huo1 chromosome 18, SspV2, whole genome shotgun sequence, encodes the following:
- the LOC121776303 gene encoding BRASSINOSTEROID INSENSITIVE 1-associated receptor kinase 1-like gives rise to the protein MSYSSPRDNWERLVTAVVKREQIWQLCHQNSISTIASDYTDVTLSFSSVRSVSSSSHQLPVINDSIIEDRKNASKTISQKLFSALRWKRKPKDCDVREGLVGIPEYDGLESFSLLELLIATDNFSYKNFIGRGAHGTVYKGRLNNGSVVVVKRLKQVIELQLEMASLVIHHNVIKLIGFCITQEEQLLVYPFMQIGCLESCLKRRQPALGWPVRNSIALGVAKGLAYLHEECVRTIIHRDVNAANILLDEDFQAVLADFCLAEFMDCHDDSTIKGTSGHMAPEYMLAGKFTEKADVFSYGIFLLQLITGQYSHELQHLATKDGMQLLEMVYTVYKEEKFEVLVDSSFEGNFVKEDVEKLFQLTLICIQDDPHERPTMSEVVRMIEDGECDERWKKFLWHKRFLTPGSVVLLSEGWMIFDSCSLTEAELLSDPR